In Zea mays cultivar B73 chromosome 7, Zm-B73-REFERENCE-NAM-5.0, whole genome shotgun sequence, the following proteins share a genomic window:
- the LOC118472905 gene encoding protein MATERNALLY EXPRESSED GENE 3 gives MQWLAYVAPRWRCVCDQELSAQAGHVTDDVGVSTPTKEGIMQGNGARCVVGFPPCKDNKCYYCIGGRTHARYSTMAECSHACF, from the exons ATGCAGTGGCTTGCATATGTAGCTCCTCGTTGGCGATGCGTGTGCGACCAAGAGCTCTCGGCACAGGCAG GTCATGTCACAGATGATGTCGGTGTTTCTACTCCAACTAAAGAAGGAATTATGCAAGGAAACGGAGCACGATGCGTTGTAGGGTTTCCTCCATGCAAAGATAACAAGTGCTACTACTGCATTGGGGGACGAACTCATGCTCGCTACTCTACGATGG